The sequence below is a genomic window from Haloferax mediterranei ATCC 33500.
GAACCGACAGTACGTCGGCTCTTCGTTCGGTGTTGGAACATCTCCCTCGATTGTACTCAGGCGCTCGCCGGCTGCAGTTCGCCCGGGAATCGACTTGAGGAGGCCCTGCGTGTAGGGATGACGAGGGTTTTCGAACAACGCTTCGACTGATGCGCTCTCGACGACTTCTCCTGCGTACATCACGTTGACGCGGTCTGCGACCTCGGCGATAACACCCATGTCGTGCGTGATGAACATGATTCCCAGATCACGCTCTTCTTTAAGCGTGTCGAGCAGTTCGAGAATCTGGGCCTGAATCGTCACGTCGAGTGCCGTCGTCGGCTCGTCACAGATGAGCACTTCGGGGTCGCACGCGAGTGCCATCGCGATGACTGCACGCTGGCGCATCCCGCCAGAGAACTCGTGTGGGTACTCTCGAAGTCGGCGTCGTGCGTCGGGAATCCCGACAGCTTCCAGCAGTTCGACGGCCTCGCTGGTCGCTTTCTGCCCACTCAAATTCTGGTGAAGTCGGAGTGCTTCTTTGATCTGGTTCCCGACCGTGTACACTGGGTTCAGTGACGTCAGTGGGTCCTGGAACACCATCGCGATGCCGTTCCCACGAATCTTCCGCCACTCTTTTTCTGTTTTCTGCGCTAGGTCGTCTCCCTCGAATTCGATTCGGCCGCCTTCGATGCGGCCGGGGGAGTCGACGAGGCCCATAATCGACCGGGCGGTCACACTCTTTCCGGACCCCGACTCGCCGACGATACCGACCGTCTCGCCGCGGTAGATGTCGAAGCTCAACCCGTCGACAGCGCGGATGACCTCCTTATCCGTGTAGAAGGAGGTCCGCAGGTTCTGCACGGAGAGGATGGGCTTGGCACCTTTGGAACGGCCGCTCATACGCCCGACCCCCCTGCTGCAGCAGCTTCAGTACTTTCTCCGCCCTCACTCTGTGGGTCGATTGCGTCACGGACACCGTCACCGAGCGCGTTGAAACCAGTCACGACGAGCGTGATGATGAGACCGGGAAGGAGCGAGATGTGCCACGAGACACTCGCAACGTATGGTTGTCCGTCTGTAATTAGCCGCCCCCACTCGGGTGTTGGCGGTGCGATGCCGAGGCCAATGAACGACAACCCGGCGATGGCGATTATGATGCCACCGAGGGTCATCGACGAGTAGACGAGAAGGTATCCGATGACGTACGGTGCCATATGTTTCTTCATGATGACGAGCGGTGCCTGACCGAAGCTCTCCGCAGCGTCGATCCACTCTTGGCCCGACACTTGGAGGGCGGGACCACGGACTGCACGCCACAGACTCGGCCAGTAGAGGACGAAGAAGATGCCGACCATTAACGCGGCCCCATCGTACAGGTCCCCAAGCCACGTTCCGCTAAAGACCACGAAGACGATGATGAGCAACATGAACATGGGGATTGCCTGTACAGAGTCACTTGCGAGGACGGCGGCGAGGTCTGCGATACCCTTGTAGTAGGCCGTGACGAGTGCGAGGAGTAACGCCATACCCGCAGCAAGCATGATTGAGAGGAGCGCGATGGAGAGCGATACCCTCGCACCCGAAGCGACGAAGGTAAACAAGTCCTTGCCGTCTGTCGTTGTTCCGAATGGATGGAACCTGCCGAAGTCATCGTATTGCATCGGGCCGACGTTCCGGTCTGGCGACCCCTTCGAAGAGGACTGGATGTTCGCGTCACCGACGGCCATCGATTCGATAGAACTCACCTCTTCATCCCAGTAGGTAATCTCGTTCGAGTACGGATTTCGAATGTTCTTATCGACCGTGGTCGGACCGATTGCTGGCGCGAACACTGCCATCACGAGGAATATCGCAACGACGACGAAGCCGAACTTCCCCCAACTGTGGCGGCGGAAGCGATTCACGATGTCGTCACCGGGCGTCCAGTCGGCTTCGCGGTAGTGTTCTCGGTATCGGAAGTACCCGTTGATGAGCCAGCCGATGAACACTGCCGAGTACGCATACACGAGCGCCACCCGGATGAACCACGCAATTCCGGGTTCGAGACCGAGGAAGTTGCCTTCCCAGGTCGTCCCGTTGTAGTGCCCTGAATTACCGATGACATCACGCGAGAGGAGCGTCGGAATCTGGTCGCCGAACGCCTTGATGCTCGCCGCGACCTCGGCTTGCCCGAGTACTCCGAGCACTGCACTGAGCAAGCCACCAACGGCTTGGACGAGTGCACCCACTTCGGGGAGGATAAGGACCACACCGATAGCGGCCCACACGAGCGCGGGGCGGGGGTTGGCTGCGATGCGATCCGTGAGTTTGCTGTCTTGGTTTTGGTTCTCAATCATATCGTGTCAGTTCTGATCAATTCCGACGCGGGGGTCCACGACGGTGTAGAGGATGTCTTGGAGGATGTTCACGGACACGAGCAAGACGATAGAGATGTACATCAACGCACCCACGAGCGGGAGGTCACCCTGCACGGATGCCTGAAAGAACAGGTACCCCATCCCGTTGATAGCGAATACCAGTTCGACGAGGACGGACCCGCTGATGAGGATGAACGCCTCGCTCGTGATGATTGGAATGAGCGGGATGAGCGCGTTCCGGAACACGTGCTTCCAGACGATACTTCGCTCGGAGAGACCTTTCGCACGCGCCGTCTCGACGTAGTTGGAGTTGATAGTCTCCAGTACCGCTGTGCGCCCGATACGCATCTCGTTCCCCATGGACGACGAGCCAAGAACGAGGGCTGCGGGGGCAACTTGTTTGGTTGCCTTTAGGAACTCGGTAAATGCCTCGCCGGGGTTCGTGAGCGATTCGAGCGGATGCGCCAAGAACGCGAGCGAGGGCGGTGTCACGATGTTCGTTTCAACGAGTAGCGACGACCACTCGAATCCGAGCACCTTGTTCGACTGCGCAAGGATACTGACGAAGATGACGGCGAGCCAGAAGTTCGGCATTGCGCGCCAGACGATACCCCCGAACGAAGCGAGGTAGTCTCCGATGGTGTTCGGACGGAGTCCCGCGTAGAACCCAAGCGGGATACCGACGAACAGCGCGATGAGCACCGACCAGAAGCCGAGCCACATCGTCCGCGGGAGGTAAATCAGCACGAGTTCGAACGCCGGCGTACCCGGGCTGATAACCCACGAGTTGGGCATATTAAGCGTCACCAAATTCACCAGGTAGTCGAAGTACTGCTGCCACAGCGGGTCGTTCAAGCCAAGTTGCTGCCGAATCCGTTCCGCTTCGGCACCCGTTGCACCTTGGGGACCAAGGATAGCCGCGGCCGGGTCTATCGGCCCGAGCCGGATAATGAAGAAGGTAACTGTGACACCAAAGAGGACTACTGGAAGCGCTAGTAGAATCCGTTTGAGTAGATACTCCCAGCGGCTCATTTTCCACCCCTATGCCAGTTCTTGTCGCTCATACTATGTAGGTCTTGAACAGCCATCATGATTATGTCTTACGTTATGCTCGCGGAAACATTTACCACGGACACTGAACCTTCGGTTCACTGCCTGATTGTTGAAAAATCGGCGCGCTGAGTTGCGTTACTTACTCTCGGAGAGCGTGATGTCCTTGTCCATTGCGGACGCAGCACCCATCGCACCCGGCGGCTGGTAGTCGATCCGGTCGTACCAGAACAGCTCACCCTTCGGGTGGTAGAGGTTGATGAAGCCGATGTCCTCCCAGTTGGCCTCTTCGAGGGCGACGTATGCCTCGTCGCGTGCGGCGGCAGCCTCCTCGGTCGTCGCCTTGTTATCGAGGACAGTCTGCCACGCATCGGTCGCCTTCTGCGAAGCGTCGCCGGTTTCTTCGCTCCAGTCGAGATACGAAACCGGGGTCGACTCGCCACCGATGATGGTGTCTGCCGGGTTCAGAAGCTGGAGGAAGTTGCTCGCTTCTGGGTAGTCGGCACCCCATCCGAGCGTGTACAGTTCGAGGTTACCCTGACGACCGCGCTGGGTCAGCGTCGCGAACGGCGCTTCCTCGATCTTCATGTTGATGTGAACGCTCGCAAGCTGGTCGCGGAGAATCTTCGCCATCGCCGACCAGGTTGCCGACTTGTACTGCGTCCATTGCAGCGTGTACTTGTTGTCCTTGTTGTACCCTTCTGCTTCCATGATCTCGCGGGCCTTGTCGAGGCGAGACTCGTTGATGCCGTATGGGTACTTTTCTTCGGCGTGCTTGTCGTAGGCGCTGGAGCCACCGGGGTAGATTGCCGGTGGGGTGAGGTGGAACGCGGAGCGACCGCGGTTCTTGAAGACCTCGCTCACGATGACTTCGCGGTTAACTGCGTATGCGACGGCTTTGCGGACCGGCTTCGGCACGTTGGACATGCTAAAGCCGATGTAGTAGGTCGTGAGTTCGGAGATTGCCGAGTAGTTCAGGGTATCACCGTTACGAACCGGGCCGTAGCTACCGAGTTCACGGCCGACATCGTCGGTCTCTTCGACGTTCACAAGACTGGGGTCGTACTTCGGCGTCGGAATTGCGAACGCGTCGGCATTCTTCTCCATCGTGTACGTCCATTTGGCGTCGGTGTCTTCGATGATCTGCCAGTGGACGCCGTCGTTTTTGACTTCGCCGCCGAAGTAGTCGTCGTACTTGACGATGTCGACAGACGTACCCTGTTCCCACTTTTCGAGCTTGTACGGACCACAACCGACCGGGTTCTTGGTTGCGAACTCCGTGTACTCCATCTCGCCGTCGTAGCCTTCGACGTCGCCGACGATGTTCTCGGGGTGAATCGAGAAGACACCGTATGCGAGCATGCCGAGCGTGGACGCGAATGGCGAAGAGAGCTTGACCTTTACCGTCTTTTCGTCGACCTTTTCGACACCCAGGGTGCCGGGCTTGTACGTCTCCACTTCTTCGCCCTCGCCGTTGGTCGTCGTCTCGGTTTCGTGGACGACACTGAGAGTGTCGAGCAGGAAACTCGCACGGCGAGTGTGCTCGGAGCCAGCGAGGCGTTCCCAGGAGTAGATGACGTCGTCTGCGGTGACCGTAGAGCCGTCGTGGAAGGTCGCATCGTTCAGCGTGAACGTGTACTCGGTCCCGTCCTCAGAGACAGAGTAGTCAGATGCGAGGAGGGCTTCGGTGCGCGCTTCGCCCTTCGGGTAGTGGACGAGCGCCTGGTGGATGTTCGTGACGACGTGGTTCGACGCTTCGTCCGTCATCGCGACGGGGTCCAGAGTCGTAACCGTCGAGTTGATGTACTTGAGGATGTCTCCCTCGGTCTCCCCACCGCCAGTCTGTTCCGTTCCGGTCTCGGAATCGGTGGTCTCTGTTCCTTCGCTACCATCGCCGCCGGTACAACCGGCGAGGGCAGCGGCCGTAGCAGCCCCACCCGTTGCCTTCAGGAAACGGCGACGCGAGAGTTTGTTAGTGTCTGGCATTCGAAACCACGTTCCGAGCCCTTTTGGATAAACTTACCGTATTCGATTTGTTTGATAGGGTGTATCGTGGAAGATGGTAGTCCCCACTTAAACGGCGAATTCTGCCAAGAGAGGTAATCTCCCGTTCATTTTACTTTTTAAACCAGTTTTTGAGACGACAGAATCGAGGGACCGAATCGACCTCTCCGACTGTGGTTTCGGGCAACTTATATAGGGGTGACACTATGTATCATACATGACGCCGGATGCGACGGCTTCCGTCGACGACTCGGGCGCCGAGGTTATGGCCTCGGTGGATCGTACCCAGACGGGCCAGCGTCTTATTATCGCGGATATCTCCCGCGACGACGCGTGGCTCGCTGCAGACGTAGCCGACGCACTCGCACTCGACAACTGGCGATAATCGCCCCGGCCTTTTCGACGACCTCGCCGGCCTCACCAACCGGCGACTGAGACCATTCACATTTTAGTCCGACTCACTCGTGAGACATTGCATGAACGCTCGAGCGGTGACGGTGAGCGAGGAGTACCTCGCGAGCCTCGAACACGGGGCAGACTGGCGCGAAGAGATAGAGGAGTTCTGTGCCCGAGAGGACATCGAGTCCGCGTGGTTCAACGCCATGGGTGCCGTTCAGGACGCCGAAATCTGGTTCTACGACCAGACGGACCAGGAGTACCAGTCTGTCACGTTCGACGAACCACTCGAAGTCGCCACCTGCGTCGGTAACGTTTCGCTTCTCGACGGCGAACCGTTCGCACACACGCACGCGGTACTCTCTCGCCGAAGCGGGCAGTCGCTCGCGGGTCACCTCGACTCGGCGACCGTCTTCGCCGGTGAAGTGTATCTCCGTGCGTTCGACGAGCCACTCGAACGTGAACACGACAACGTAACCGACCTCGACCTCTGGTTGTAGACGTGCGAGAGGAGGATTCCCAGTACTTCGAGCGCATCGAAGACCGACTCGACGAGGCATTCGACCTCGCCCGCACCGCGAAGGCGACGGGATACGACCCAAAGACCGACGTCGAGATTCCGGTCGCAAAGGACATGGCCGACCGCGTCGAGAACATTCTCGGTATCGATGGGGTCGCAGCACGCGTCCGTGAACTCGAAGGCGAAATGTCTCGCGAAGAAGCCGCACTCGAACTCGTGACCGACTTCGTCGACGGCAACGTCGGCGATTACGACTCCCGCGAGGGCAAAGTCGAGGGCGCGGTTCGAACTGCCGTTGCCCTCCTCACCGAGGGTGTGGTCGCTGCTCCCATCGAGGGAATCGACCGCGTGGAGATTCTCGAAAACGACGACGGAACCGAGTTCGTCAACGTCTACTACGCCGGTCCGATTCGCTCTGCGGGCGGGACCGCACAGGCGCTTTCCGTGCTCGTCGCCGACTACGCCCGGTCGCTGCTTGGTATCGACGAGTACAAAGCGCGAACCGACGAGGTCGAACGTTACGTCGAGGAAATCAATCTCTACGACAAGGAAACCGGGCTTCAGTACTCGCCGAAGGACAAGGAAACCCGATTTATCGCCGAGAACATGCCCATCATGCTCGACGGCGAGGCGACCGGCGACGAGGAAGTCTCGGGGTTCCGCGACCTCGAACGCGTCGACACCAACTCCTCCCGCGGCGGGATGTGTCTCGTTATGGCCGAGGGGATTGCTCTCAAGGCCCCGAAGATTCAGCGCTACACCCGCCAACTCGACGAGGTCGACTGGCCGTGGCTTCAGGACCTCATCGACGGCACCATCGGGAAAGATAGCGACGAAGATGGGAAAGCCGACGAACCGTCCGACGACGAGGACGGTGAGAACGAAACCGAATCTGATGCCGAAGCCGAATCGGACG
It includes:
- a CDS encoding ABC transporter ATP-binding protein, with translation MSGRSKGAKPILSVQNLRTSFYTDKEVIRAVDGLSFDIYRGETVGIVGESGSGKSVTARSIMGLVDSPGRIEGGRIEFEGDDLAQKTEKEWRKIRGNGIAMVFQDPLTSLNPVYTVGNQIKEALRLHQNLSGQKATSEAVELLEAVGIPDARRRLREYPHEFSGGMRQRAVIAMALACDPEVLICDEPTTALDVTIQAQILELLDTLKEERDLGIMFITHDMGVIAEVADRVNVMYAGEVVESASVEALFENPRHPYTQGLLKSIPGRTAAGERLSTIEGDVPTPNEEPTYCRFAPRCPKAFEECDTVHPESVPVTEHADDHTAACLLYPEDMSTAEAIETHRAERGDSK
- a CDS encoding ABC transporter permease, with product MIENQNQDSKLTDRIAANPRPALVWAAIGVVLILPEVGALVQAVGGLLSAVLGVLGQAEVAASIKAFGDQIPTLLSRDVIGNSGHYNGTTWEGNFLGLEPGIAWFIRVALVYAYSAVFIGWLINGYFRYREHYREADWTPGDDIVNRFRRHSWGKFGFVVVAIFLVMAVFAPAIGPTTVDKNIRNPYSNEITYWDEEVSSIESMAVGDANIQSSSKGSPDRNVGPMQYDDFGRFHPFGTTTDGKDLFTFVASGARVSLSIALLSIMLAAGMALLLALVTAYYKGIADLAAVLASDSVQAIPMFMLLIIVFVVFSGTWLGDLYDGAALMVGIFFVLYWPSLWRAVRGPALQVSGQEWIDAAESFGQAPLVIMKKHMAPYVIGYLLVYSSMTLGGIIIAIAGLSFIGLGIAPPTPEWGRLITDGQPYVASVSWHISLLPGLIITLVVTGFNALGDGVRDAIDPQSEGGESTEAAAAGGSGV
- a CDS encoding ABC transporter permease; the protein is MSRWEYLLKRILLALPVVLFGVTVTFFIIRLGPIDPAAAILGPQGATGAEAERIRQQLGLNDPLWQQYFDYLVNLVTLNMPNSWVISPGTPAFELVLIYLPRTMWLGFWSVLIALFVGIPLGFYAGLRPNTIGDYLASFGGIVWRAMPNFWLAVIFVSILAQSNKVLGFEWSSLLVETNIVTPPSLAFLAHPLESLTNPGEAFTEFLKATKQVAPAALVLGSSSMGNEMRIGRTAVLETINSNYVETARAKGLSERSIVWKHVFRNALIPLIPIITSEAFILISGSVLVELVFAINGMGYLFFQASVQGDLPLVGALMYISIVLLVSVNILQDILYTVVDPRVGIDQN
- a CDS encoding ABC transporter substrate-binding protein, with amino-acid sequence MPDTNKLSRRRFLKATGGAATAAALAGCTGGDGSEGTETTDSETGTEQTGGGETEGDILKYINSTVTTLDPVAMTDEASNHVVTNIHQALVHYPKGEARTEALLASDYSVSEDGTEYTFTLNDATFHDGSTVTADDVIYSWERLAGSEHTRRASFLLDTLSVVHETETTTNGEGEEVETYKPGTLGVEKVDEKTVKVKLSSPFASTLGMLAYGVFSIHPENIVGDVEGYDGEMEYTEFATKNPVGCGPYKLEKWEQGTSVDIVKYDDYFGGEVKNDGVHWQIIEDTDAKWTYTMEKNADAFAIPTPKYDPSLVNVEETDDVGRELGSYGPVRNGDTLNYSAISELTTYYIGFSMSNVPKPVRKAVAYAVNREVIVSEVFKNRGRSAFHLTPPAIYPGGSSAYDKHAEEKYPYGINESRLDKAREIMEAEGYNKDNKYTLQWTQYKSATWSAMAKILRDQLASVHINMKIEEAPFATLTQRGRQGNLELYTLGWGADYPEASNFLQLLNPADTIIGGESTPVSYLDWSEETGDASQKATDAWQTVLDNKATTEEAAAARDEAYVALEEANWEDIGFINLYHPKGELFWYDRIDYQPPGAMGAASAMDKDITLSESK
- a CDS encoding DUF7556 family protein, which produces MTPDATASVDDSGAEVMASVDRTQTGQRLIIADISRDDAWLAADVADALALDNWR
- a CDS encoding PPC domain-containing DNA-binding protein; the protein is MNARAVTVSEEYLASLEHGADWREEIEEFCAREDIESAWFNAMGAVQDAEIWFYDQTDQEYQSVTFDEPLEVATCVGNVSLLDGEPFAHTHAVLSRRSGQSLAGHLDSATVFAGEVYLRAFDEPLEREHDNVTDLDLWL